One part of the Mariniflexile litorale genome encodes these proteins:
- a CDS encoding DUF4038 domain-containing protein produces the protein MIAQSPWQQHGKLEVSTNGHYIQHKDKNPFLWIGDTGWGMIQQLTREEIDQYLDSRQALGFTVIQTVAHWSPHGGGINRSPDNAVNAYGHRPFTGDEKSPNTSEPLVVKGGSSTSPNDYWDHVDYAIEAVKKRNMYIALLPCWASELVTGTGQYTTEEAKTYGEFIGKRYGKEPHVIWVLGGDTKAQFDGYDKNQKYSQYDYRDIYRAMAEGIVKGATNKTPAWNEKHSAWDEVFLTYHPNGDYPYGSSQWFHEDTWQDVNGVEVWKEVNDVYRAMLNDYQLKNPVKPSLFLEGSYEYGTYRHECGWVTPVRVRRQFYQTFFAGGAGHTYGAAPIWAMRGNEGDYNCGYTWQEALNFPGAIQIAKIGKPFLIDHKWNEWIPNGNVISGVGENESLKTAVTTKSGDMALIYFSNNSSCRVNNVLNKDAEAYWFYPRNGEIEKVSSFKDNESKAMVPPSNWEDAILVLKN, from the coding sequence ATGATAGCACAATCACCATGGCAACAACATGGTAAACTGGAAGTATCCACAAACGGTCATTATATTCAACATAAAGATAAAAACCCTTTTCTATGGATTGGAGACACTGGTTGGGGAATGATTCAACAGTTAACAAGAGAAGAAATTGACCAATATTTAGATAGTCGTCAGGCACTAGGTTTTACAGTAATTCAAACTGTAGCTCATTGGTCACCTCATGGTGGAGGTATTAATAGAAGTCCGGATAACGCTGTAAATGCATATGGACATAGACCTTTTACTGGAGATGAAAAATCACCAAACACATCAGAACCTCTAGTAGTTAAAGGTGGTTCTTCAACATCCCCTAACGACTATTGGGATCATGTTGATTATGCCATTGAAGCAGTAAAAAAACGAAACATGTATATAGCACTTTTACCATGTTGGGCTTCTGAACTAGTTACTGGTACAGGACAATATACAACAGAGGAAGCCAAAACTTATGGTGAATTTATTGGGAAAAGATACGGAAAAGAACCACATGTTATTTGGGTACTTGGTGGTGATACCAAAGCACAATTTGATGGGTATGACAAGAATCAAAAATACAGCCAATACGATTACCGTGATATTTATAGAGCAATGGCAGAAGGGATTGTTAAAGGAGCGACTAATAAAACCCCTGCTTGGAATGAAAAACATTCCGCTTGGGACGAGGTTTTTTTAACTTACCATCCTAATGGAGATTATCCTTACGGATCATCACAATGGTTTCATGAAGATACTTGGCAAGATGTAAATGGTGTGGAAGTTTGGAAAGAAGTAAATGATGTATATAGAGCTATGCTAAATGATTATCAATTAAAAAACCCTGTTAAACCAAGCTTGTTCTTAGAAGGTTCTTATGAATATGGCACCTATCGTCATGAATGTGGATGGGTAACGCCAGTTAGAGTTCGCAGACAATTTTATCAAACATTTTTTGCTGGTGGGGCTGGACATACCTATGGAGCTGCTCCTATTTGGGCCATGAGAGGCAATGAAGGTGATTATAATTGTGGCTATACTTGGCAAGAAGCCTTAAATTTCCCTGGGGCAATTCAAATAGCAAAAATTGGGAAACCATTTTTAATAGACCACAAGTGGAATGAATGGATTCCAAACGGGAATGTTATTTCTGGAGTTGGTGAAAATGAAAGTTTAAAAACTGCCGTTACTACAAAATCAGGAGATATGGCATTGATTTATTTCTCTAACAACTCTAGTTGTCGTGTAAACAATGTTTTGAATAAAGATGCTGAAGCATACTGGTTTTATCCTAGAAATGGAGAAATAGAGAAAGTCTCTTCTTTTAAAGATAATGAATCGAAAGCTATGGTACCTCCATCAAATTGGGAAGATGCTATATTAGTATTGAAAAATTAA